One part of the Dasypus novemcinctus isolate mDasNov1 chromosome 27, mDasNov1.1.hap2, whole genome shotgun sequence genome encodes these proteins:
- the LOC101428234 gene encoding baculoviral IAP repeat-containing protein 2 isoform X3 codes for MRKTTSQRLVPGTSHQKSVNKMEDSTVLSSWTNGNKQKMKYDFSCELYRMSTYSTFPTGVPISERNLARAGFYYTGVNDKVKCFCCGLMLDNWKEGDNAIEKHKQLYPSCSFIQNLVSVTSLGSTSKNTSPVRNSFAHSLSPTFERSGSFSGSFSNLSPNPVNSRAVEDFSPLRTNPYSYAMSTEEARFLTYNMWPLTFLSPSELARAGFYYVGPGDRVACFACGGKLSNWEPKDDAMSEHRRHFPNCPFLENSVETLRFSISNLSMQTHAARLRTFMYWPPSVPVQPEQLASAGFYYVGRNDDVKCFCCDGGLRCWESGDDPWVEHAKWFPRCEFLIRMKGQEFVDKIQARYPHLLEQLLSTSDTPGDENVDPPIVHFGPVESSSEDAIMMNTPVVKAALEMGFSRSLVKQTVQSKILTTGENYKTVSDIVSALLNAEDEKREEEKERQSEEVASVEKNMKYIPTEDVSGLSLEEQLRRLQEERTCKVCMDKEVSIVFIPCGHLVVCQECAPSLRKCPICRGIIKGTVRTFLS; via the exons ATGCGCAAAACTACCTCCCAAAGACTTGTCCCAGGTACCTCTCATCAAAAATCTGTGAATAAAATGGAAGACAGCACAGTCTTGTCAAGTTGGACAAAtggcaacaaacaaaaaatgaaatatgacttTTCATGTGAACTGTACCGAATGTCTACATATTCGACCTTCCCCACCGGTGTTCCCATTTCAGAAAGGAACCTTGCTCGTGCTGGTTTTTATTACACTGGTGTGAATGACAAGGTCAAATGCTTCTGTTGTGGCCTGATGCTGGACAACTGGAAAGAAGGAGACAATGCTATTGAAAAACATAAACAGCTGTATCCTAGCTGTAGCTTTATTCAGAATCTGGTTTCAGTTACTAGTTTGGGATCCACCTCTAAGAATACTTCTCCAGTGAGAAACAGTTTTGCACATTCATTATCTCCCACTTTTGAACGTAGTGGCTCGTTCAGTGgttctttttccaacctttcaccaAACCCTGTTAATTCCAGAGCAGTTGAAGACTTTTCTCCCTTGAGGACTAATCCCTACAGTTATGCAATGAGTACTGAAGAAGCCAGATTTCTTACTTACAATATGTGGCCATTAACTTTTTTGTCACCATCAGAACTGGCAAGAGCTGGTTTTTATTATGTAGGACCTGGAGATAGGGTAGCTTGCTTTGCCTGTGGTGGGAAACTAAGTAACTGGGAACCAAAGGATGATGCTATGTCAGAACACCGGAGACATTTTCCCAACTGTCCATTTTTGGAAAATTCTGTAGAAACACTGAGGTTTAGCATTTCAAATTTGAGCATGCAAACACATGCAGCAAGACTGAGAACATTTATGTACTGGCCACCGAGTGTTCCAGTTCAGCCTGAACAGCTTGCAAGTGCTGGTTTTTATTATGTAG GTCGCAATGATGACGTCAAGTGCTTTTGTTGTGATGGTGGCTTGAGGTGTTGGGAATCTGGAGATGATCCATGGGTAGAACATGCCAAGTGGTTTCCAAG atGTGAATTCTTGATACGCATGAAAGGGCAGGAGTTTGTTGATAAGATTCAAGCTAGATATCCTCATCTTCTTGAACAG CTGTTATCAACTTCAGACACTCCTGGAGATGAAAATGTTGATCCACCAA TTGTTCATTTTGGACCTGTAGAAAGTTCTTCAGAAGATGCTATCATGATGAATACACCTGTGGTTAAAGCTGCCTTGGAAATGGGCTTCAGTAGAAGCCTGGTAAAACAGACAGTTCAGAGTAAAATCCTAACAACTGGAGAGAACTACAAAACTGTCAGTGATATTGTGTCAGCACTTCTTAATGCCGAagatgaaaaaagagaagaggaaaaggaaagacagagtGAAGAAGTGGCATCAG tgGAAAAGAATATGAAGTATATTCCAACAGAAGATgtttcag GTTTATCACTGGAAGAACAATTGAGGAGGTTGCAAGAAGAACGAACTTGTAAAGTGTGTATGGACAAAGAAGTTTCTATTGTATTCATTCCTTGTGGCCATCTGGTAGTATGCCAGGAGTGTGCTCCTTCTCTAAGAAAATGTCCAATTTGCAGAGGTATAATAAAGGGTACTGTTCGtacatttctttcataa
- the LOC101428234 gene encoding baculoviral IAP repeat-containing protein 2 isoform X1 — translation MRKTTSQRLVPGTSHQKSVNKMEDSTVLSSWTNGNKQKMKYDFSCELYRMSTYSTFPTGVPISERNLARAGFYYTGVNDKVKCFCCGLMLDNWKEGDNAIEKHKQLYPSCSFIQNLVSVTSLGSTSKNTSPVRNSFAHSLSPTFERSGSFSGSFSNLSPNPVNSRAVEDFSPLRTNPYSYAMSTEEARFLTYNMWPLTFLSPSELARAGFYYVGPGDRVACFACGGKLSNWEPKDDAMSEHRRHFPNCPFLENSVETLRFSISNLSMQTHAARLRTFMYWPPSVPVQPEQLASAGFYYVGRNDDVKCFCCDGGLRCWESGDDPWVEHAKWFPRCEFLIRMKGQEFVDKIQARYPHLLEQLLSTSDTPGDENVDPPIVHFGPVESSSEDAIMMNTPVVKAALEMGFSRSLVKQTVQSKILTTGENYKTVSDIVSALLNAEDEKREEEKERQSEEVASDDLSLIRKNRMALFQQLTCVLPILDNLLTANVINKQEHDIIKQKTQIPLQARELIDTILVKGNAAANIFKNCLKEIDSTLYKNLFVEKNMKYIPTEDVSGLSLEEQLRRLQEERTCKVCMDKEVSIVFIPCGHLVVCQECAPSLRKCPICRGIIKGTVRTFLS, via the exons ATGCGCAAAACTACCTCCCAAAGACTTGTCCCAGGTACCTCTCATCAAAAATCTGTGAATAAAATGGAAGACAGCACAGTCTTGTCAAGTTGGACAAAtggcaacaaacaaaaaatgaaatatgacttTTCATGTGAACTGTACCGAATGTCTACATATTCGACCTTCCCCACCGGTGTTCCCATTTCAGAAAGGAACCTTGCTCGTGCTGGTTTTTATTACACTGGTGTGAATGACAAGGTCAAATGCTTCTGTTGTGGCCTGATGCTGGACAACTGGAAAGAAGGAGACAATGCTATTGAAAAACATAAACAGCTGTATCCTAGCTGTAGCTTTATTCAGAATCTGGTTTCAGTTACTAGTTTGGGATCCACCTCTAAGAATACTTCTCCAGTGAGAAACAGTTTTGCACATTCATTATCTCCCACTTTTGAACGTAGTGGCTCGTTCAGTGgttctttttccaacctttcaccaAACCCTGTTAATTCCAGAGCAGTTGAAGACTTTTCTCCCTTGAGGACTAATCCCTACAGTTATGCAATGAGTACTGAAGAAGCCAGATTTCTTACTTACAATATGTGGCCATTAACTTTTTTGTCACCATCAGAACTGGCAAGAGCTGGTTTTTATTATGTAGGACCTGGAGATAGGGTAGCTTGCTTTGCCTGTGGTGGGAAACTAAGTAACTGGGAACCAAAGGATGATGCTATGTCAGAACACCGGAGACATTTTCCCAACTGTCCATTTTTGGAAAATTCTGTAGAAACACTGAGGTTTAGCATTTCAAATTTGAGCATGCAAACACATGCAGCAAGACTGAGAACATTTATGTACTGGCCACCGAGTGTTCCAGTTCAGCCTGAACAGCTTGCAAGTGCTGGTTTTTATTATGTAG GTCGCAATGATGACGTCAAGTGCTTTTGTTGTGATGGTGGCTTGAGGTGTTGGGAATCTGGAGATGATCCATGGGTAGAACATGCCAAGTGGTTTCCAAG atGTGAATTCTTGATACGCATGAAAGGGCAGGAGTTTGTTGATAAGATTCAAGCTAGATATCCTCATCTTCTTGAACAG CTGTTATCAACTTCAGACACTCCTGGAGATGAAAATGTTGATCCACCAA TTGTTCATTTTGGACCTGTAGAAAGTTCTTCAGAAGATGCTATCATGATGAATACACCTGTGGTTAAAGCTGCCTTGGAAATGGGCTTCAGTAGAAGCCTGGTAAAACAGACAGTTCAGAGTAAAATCCTAACAACTGGAGAGAACTACAAAACTGTCAGTGATATTGTGTCAGCACTTCTTAATGCCGAagatgaaaaaagagaagaggaaaaggaaagacagagtGAAGAAGTGGCATCAG ATGACCTGTCATTAATTCGGAAGAATAGAATGGCTCTCTTTCAGCAGTTGACGTGTGTGCTTCCTATCCTGGATAACCTTTTAACAGCCAATGTAATTAATAAACAGGAACATGatattattaaacaaaaaacacagatacCTTTACAAGCAAGAGAATTGATTGATACTATTTTAGTTAAAGGAAATGCGGCAGCCAACATCTTCAAAAACTGTCTGAAAGAAATTGACTCTACATTATATAAGAACTTATTTG tgGAAAAGAATATGAAGTATATTCCAACAGAAGATgtttcag GTTTATCACTGGAAGAACAATTGAGGAGGTTGCAAGAAGAACGAACTTGTAAAGTGTGTATGGACAAAGAAGTTTCTATTGTATTCATTCCTTGTGGCCATCTGGTAGTATGCCAGGAGTGTGCTCCTTCTCTAAGAAAATGTCCAATTTGCAGAGGTATAATAAAGGGTACTGTTCGtacatttctttcataa
- the LOC101428234 gene encoding baculoviral IAP repeat-containing protein 2 isoform X2, whose translation MRKTTSQRLVPGTSHQKSVNKMEDSTVLSSWTNGNKQKMKYDFSCELYRMSTYSTFPTGVPISERNLARAGFYYTGVNDKVKCFCCGLMLDNWKEGDNAIEKHKQLYPSCSFIQNLVSVTSLGSTSKNTSPVRNSFAHSLSPTFERSGSFSGSFSNLSPNPVNSRAVEDFSPLRTNPYSYAMSTEEARFLTYNMWPLTFLSPSELARAGFYYVGPGDRVACFACGGKLSNWEPKDDAMSEHRRHFPNCPFLENSVETLRFSISNLSMQTHAARLRTFMYWPPSVPVQPEQLASAGFYYVGRNDDVKCFCCDGGLRCWESGDDPWVEHAKWFPRCEFLIRMKGQEFVDKIQARYPHLLEQLLSTSDTPGDENVDPPKSSSEDAIMMNTPVVKAALEMGFSRSLVKQTVQSKILTTGENYKTVSDIVSALLNAEDEKREEEKERQSEEVASDDLSLIRKNRMALFQQLTCVLPILDNLLTANVINKQEHDIIKQKTQIPLQARELIDTILVKGNAAANIFKNCLKEIDSTLYKNLFVEKNMKYIPTEDVSGLSLEEQLRRLQEERTCKVCMDKEVSIVFIPCGHLVVCQECAPSLRKCPICRGIIKGTVRTFLS comes from the exons ATGCGCAAAACTACCTCCCAAAGACTTGTCCCAGGTACCTCTCATCAAAAATCTGTGAATAAAATGGAAGACAGCACAGTCTTGTCAAGTTGGACAAAtggcaacaaacaaaaaatgaaatatgacttTTCATGTGAACTGTACCGAATGTCTACATATTCGACCTTCCCCACCGGTGTTCCCATTTCAGAAAGGAACCTTGCTCGTGCTGGTTTTTATTACACTGGTGTGAATGACAAGGTCAAATGCTTCTGTTGTGGCCTGATGCTGGACAACTGGAAAGAAGGAGACAATGCTATTGAAAAACATAAACAGCTGTATCCTAGCTGTAGCTTTATTCAGAATCTGGTTTCAGTTACTAGTTTGGGATCCACCTCTAAGAATACTTCTCCAGTGAGAAACAGTTTTGCACATTCATTATCTCCCACTTTTGAACGTAGTGGCTCGTTCAGTGgttctttttccaacctttcaccaAACCCTGTTAATTCCAGAGCAGTTGAAGACTTTTCTCCCTTGAGGACTAATCCCTACAGTTATGCAATGAGTACTGAAGAAGCCAGATTTCTTACTTACAATATGTGGCCATTAACTTTTTTGTCACCATCAGAACTGGCAAGAGCTGGTTTTTATTATGTAGGACCTGGAGATAGGGTAGCTTGCTTTGCCTGTGGTGGGAAACTAAGTAACTGGGAACCAAAGGATGATGCTATGTCAGAACACCGGAGACATTTTCCCAACTGTCCATTTTTGGAAAATTCTGTAGAAACACTGAGGTTTAGCATTTCAAATTTGAGCATGCAAACACATGCAGCAAGACTGAGAACATTTATGTACTGGCCACCGAGTGTTCCAGTTCAGCCTGAACAGCTTGCAAGTGCTGGTTTTTATTATGTAG GTCGCAATGATGACGTCAAGTGCTTTTGTTGTGATGGTGGCTTGAGGTGTTGGGAATCTGGAGATGATCCATGGGTAGAACATGCCAAGTGGTTTCCAAG atGTGAATTCTTGATACGCATGAAAGGGCAGGAGTTTGTTGATAAGATTCAAGCTAGATATCCTCATCTTCTTGAACAG CTGTTATCAACTTCAGACACTCCTGGAGATGAAAATGTTGATCCACCAA AAAGTTCTTCAGAAGATGCTATCATGATGAATACACCTGTGGTTAAAGCTGCCTTGGAAATGGGCTTCAGTAGAAGCCTGGTAAAACAGACAGTTCAGAGTAAAATCCTAACAACTGGAGAGAACTACAAAACTGTCAGTGATATTGTGTCAGCACTTCTTAATGCCGAagatgaaaaaagagaagaggaaaaggaaagacagagtGAAGAAGTGGCATCAG ATGACCTGTCATTAATTCGGAAGAATAGAATGGCTCTCTTTCAGCAGTTGACGTGTGTGCTTCCTATCCTGGATAACCTTTTAACAGCCAATGTAATTAATAAACAGGAACATGatattattaaacaaaaaacacagatacCTTTACAAGCAAGAGAATTGATTGATACTATTTTAGTTAAAGGAAATGCGGCAGCCAACATCTTCAAAAACTGTCTGAAAGAAATTGACTCTACATTATATAAGAACTTATTTG tgGAAAAGAATATGAAGTATATTCCAACAGAAGATgtttcag GTTTATCACTGGAAGAACAATTGAGGAGGTTGCAAGAAGAACGAACTTGTAAAGTGTGTATGGACAAAGAAGTTTCTATTGTATTCATTCCTTGTGGCCATCTGGTAGTATGCCAGGAGTGTGCTCCTTCTCTAAGAAAATGTCCAATTTGCAGAGGTATAATAAAGGGTACTGTTCGtacatttctttcataa